The following proteins come from a genomic window of Hydrogenispora ethanolica:
- a CDS encoding nicotinamidase codes for MKSALFVVDVQNDFCPGGSLAVAGGDQVVPVINRLLPRFDTVVYTRDWHPANHISFAAQPQFIDQSWPVHCVAGTPGAAFHPGLQVREDAIIVNKATAVAQEAYSAFQGTDLAERLRSLGVDTLYLTGLATDYCVKATARDGLREGFRVLVIRDAVRGVDVPPGSADQALAEMARAGAEIITAAEVK; via the coding sequence ATGAAGTCTGCCCTGTTTGTGGTCGACGTGCAAAATGATTTTTGCCCGGGCGGCAGTCTGGCGGTGGCCGGGGGCGATCAGGTCGTTCCCGTCATCAACCGCTTACTCCCCCGCTTCGACACCGTGGTGTATACCCGGGACTGGCATCCCGCCAACCATATCAGTTTCGCCGCGCAGCCTCAATTCATCGATCAATCCTGGCCGGTCCATTGCGTCGCGGGAACTCCCGGCGCGGCCTTTCACCCCGGACTGCAGGTCAGGGAAGACGCCATCATTGTCAATAAAGCGACTGCCGTCGCTCAGGAGGCCTATAGCGCTTTCCAAGGAACCGATTTAGCGGAGCGGCTGCGGAGCCTGGGTGTGGATACGCTATACCTCACCGGCCTGGCGACCGATTATTGCGTCAAAGCCACCGCCCGCGACGGATTGCGGGAAGGCTTCCGGGTGCTGGTTATCCGCGATGCCGTCCGGGGAGTGGATGTGCCGCCGGGATCGGCCGATCAGGCCCTGGCGGAAATGGCCCGGGCCGGAGCCGAAATTATCACCGCGGCCGAGGTGAAATAA
- a CDS encoding nicotinate phosphoribosyltransferase: MENLSDTAAGWGERRDSALLTDYYEITMLYGFWKYGRHEQQACFEYFFRSLPPHNGFALSAGLEQFLDFLRHFAFNPSDLAYLGQQGFEPEFLEYLAHFKPDFDLWAVPEGSVVFPNEPLIRVEGPLGFLQLLETILLNSLNYPTLVATKAARVCYAAEGDPVMEFGLRRAQGPDGGLSGARAAIIGGCVGTSNVLAGKLYGAKILGTHAHSWVMSFESETEAFRAYAKAFPNNITLLVDTYDPVNSGIPNAITVFRELRAQGLNPRGSIRLDSGDLAKLSKEAWRLFREAGFENPSIVASNELDEDLIADLKRQGAKINSWGVGTNLITSRDYPALGGVYKLVAIHEAGGWEPRIKISGNITKITDPGRKRIIRYYDHENHPLADLLYLEGEPVQQGRVKAYDRENLQKEITFRADHYTELSQKMAEGGKFTVAPVSLPELQARAQANLTCFPDEYRRLRYPQTYDVFLSPEAARVKHTLLEANGFYRTEAAGKEE, encoded by the coding sequence GTGGAAAACCTGTCGGATACCGCTGCCGGCTGGGGGGAGCGTAGAGACTCCGCCCTACTGACCGATTACTATGAAATCACCATGCTTTATGGCTTCTGGAAGTACGGCCGGCACGAGCAGCAAGCCTGTTTCGAATATTTCTTCCGTTCGTTGCCGCCTCATAACGGTTTCGCCCTCAGCGCCGGCCTGGAACAGTTCCTCGACTTTTTGCGCCATTTTGCGTTCAATCCAAGCGATCTGGCGTACCTGGGCCAACAAGGCTTCGAACCCGAGTTTCTGGAGTATCTGGCCCATTTCAAACCCGATTTCGACCTGTGGGCCGTTCCCGAAGGTTCGGTGGTCTTTCCCAATGAACCCTTGATCCGGGTCGAAGGCCCGCTCGGCTTCTTGCAACTGTTGGAAACCATCCTCTTGAACTCATTAAACTATCCGACCCTGGTGGCTACCAAAGCGGCCCGGGTCTGTTATGCCGCAGAAGGAGATCCGGTGATGGAGTTCGGCCTGCGCCGCGCCCAGGGCCCGGACGGCGGACTGAGCGGCGCCCGGGCCGCCATCATCGGCGGTTGCGTCGGAACCTCCAATGTGCTCGCCGGCAAACTCTACGGCGCCAAAATCCTGGGAACCCACGCCCATAGCTGGGTGATGAGCTTCGAGAGTGAAACCGAGGCCTTTCGCGCCTATGCCAAGGCTTTCCCCAACAATATCACGCTCTTGGTCGATACCTACGATCCGGTCAACAGCGGAATTCCCAACGCCATCACAGTCTTTCGGGAACTGCGGGCCCAGGGGCTGAATCCGCGCGGCTCGATCCGGCTCGACTCCGGCGACCTGGCCAAACTTTCCAAAGAAGCCTGGCGGCTCTTTCGCGAGGCCGGCTTCGAAAATCCGTCGATTGTAGCCTCCAATGAACTGGATGAAGACCTGATCGCCGACCTGAAACGGCAGGGCGCCAAGATCAACTCCTGGGGCGTGGGCACCAATCTGATCACCTCCCGCGACTATCCGGCCCTGGGCGGAGTCTACAAACTGGTCGCCATTCACGAAGCGGGCGGCTGGGAGCCGCGGATCAAGATCTCCGGCAACATCACCAAGATCACCGATCCGGGCCGGAAACGGATCATCCGCTATTACGACCATGAAAACCATCCGCTGGCCGACCTTCTCTATCTCGAAGGCGAACCGGTCCAGCAAGGCCGGGTCAAGGCTTACGATCGGGAAAATCTGCAAAAAGAGATCACGTTCCGGGCCGATCATTATACGGAACTTTCCCAAAAAATGGCCGAAGGCGGAAAATTTACGGTCGCTCCCGTATCCTTGCCGGAGCTGCAGGCGCGGGCCCAGGCCAATCTGACCTGTTTTCCCGATGAATATCGCCGGCTGCGCTACCCGCAGACCTACGACGTCTTCCTCTCTCCCGAAGCCGCCCGGGTGAAACACACCTTGCTGGAGGCGAACGGTTTTTACCGCACCGAGGCGGCTGGCAAGGAAGAATAA
- a CDS encoding DUF4412 domain-containing protein, translated as MRIRLTLCLFLMIAAVLAIPHRAQAATFSADLTVTQNGRAHSGKIYVRDNAIRQELRLKNEVQITIIRLDQKLVWTLQTANRTFLETAYLGTQTDLQSYGIKTEDIRETRTIGIEQLNGYRCTVIQYRFNDPKIMMTQWIATKLNFTIKTEIHGVKGFNLTQELKNIVETPAADTVFEIPAGYQKISFTSPDTP; from the coding sequence ATGCGCATTCGCTTGACCTTATGTTTATTTCTCATGATCGCGGCGGTCCTCGCCATTCCTCACCGGGCGCAAGCCGCAACCTTCTCCGCCGATCTGACGGTGACCCAAAACGGGCGGGCACACTCCGGCAAGATCTACGTCCGGGACAATGCCATCCGCCAGGAATTGCGGCTTAAAAACGAGGTTCAGATCACCATCATCCGGCTCGACCAGAAACTCGTCTGGACGCTTCAGACCGCCAACCGGACCTTCCTGGAGACCGCTTACCTCGGCACCCAGACCGATCTCCAGTCCTACGGCATCAAAACCGAGGATATCCGGGAAACCAGGACCATCGGCATTGAACAGCTGAATGGCTACCGCTGCACCGTGATTCAATACCGCTTCAATGACCCCAAGATCATGATGACTCAATGGATAGCGACCAAACTCAATTTCACCATCAAGACGGAAATCCATGGCGTCAAAGGTTTCAATCTGACGCAAGAGCTTAAAAACATCGTCGAAACTCCGGCCGCAGACACCGTCTTCGAGATCCCGGCCGGCTATCAAAAGATCTCTTTTACCTCCCCCGACACGCCCTAA
- a CDS encoding Gfo/Idh/MocA family protein — MERLKVGIIGTGMALERLHYPAYQELAEEYQIVAVCDEDRAKAQNWAKRLGLSDQDVYTDYRQLAGRDDVQVIDIMVPIGLNFTVAEAIAQQIAGTGKGIILEKPLAPTLEQAEKCAALPQKYRIPMLIAENYRYNEDPNLIRDLVRQGQIGEVDYFLWNRVLNYPDDMRKDAFPAKEWRQHPDFPGGIFYDTAVHDIAAIRHVFGAIDELMAYGQQKPVTPEQYTVVHVIFRFQSGFTGSYVFYAGGKEIQRPLVGWRIIGQKGEIYQEERDCGVINLTLNDGNSKQIPYRPQRGYYNELLNFYKAYIGEEAIAVTPELELGDARTVLAIIESMEQETPVRVDIEESCTPHYQAARENYLHH; from the coding sequence ATGGAACGTTTGAAGGTGGGAATCATCGGAACCGGAATGGCTCTGGAACGGTTGCATTATCCGGCCTACCAGGAGTTGGCCGAGGAATATCAGATCGTGGCCGTTTGTGACGAAGATCGGGCGAAAGCCCAGAATTGGGCGAAACGTTTGGGACTGTCCGATCAGGACGTATACACCGATTACCGGCAGCTGGCGGGGCGTGACGACGTACAGGTGATCGACATCATGGTGCCAATCGGTTTGAATTTTACGGTTGCCGAGGCGATCGCCCAGCAGATCGCCGGGACCGGAAAAGGGATCATTTTGGAGAAGCCGCTGGCGCCAACGTTGGAACAGGCCGAAAAATGCGCGGCGCTTCCCCAAAAATACCGGATCCCGATGTTGATCGCCGAGAATTACCGGTATAACGAAGATCCCAATCTCATCCGGGATCTGGTGCGGCAAGGCCAGATCGGCGAGGTGGATTACTTCCTCTGGAACCGGGTGCTCAACTACCCCGACGATATGCGGAAGGACGCCTTCCCGGCCAAGGAGTGGCGGCAACATCCCGATTTCCCGGGCGGGATCTTTTACGATACGGCGGTGCACGATATCGCGGCGATTCGCCACGTCTTCGGAGCGATTGACGAGCTGATGGCGTATGGGCAGCAAAAACCGGTCACGCCCGAGCAGTATACCGTGGTCCACGTCATCTTCCGCTTCCAGAGCGGCTTCACCGGCAGCTATGTCTTCTACGCCGGCGGCAAGGAGATTCAGCGGCCTTTAGTCGGCTGGCGGATCATCGGCCAGAAAGGCGAGATCTACCAGGAAGAGCGGGACTGCGGCGTCATCAATCTCACCCTGAATGACGGCAATTCCAAGCAGATCCCCTACCGGCCGCAACGGGGCTACTATAATGAACTGCTCAATTTTTACAAGGCCTACATCGGCGAAGAAGCGATCGCGGTCACCCCGGAGCTGGAGCTGGGCGACGCCCGGACCGTGCTGGCGATCATTGAATCGATGGAGCAGGAGACTCCGGTCCGGGTGGATATCGAAGAATCCTGCACCCCGCACTATCAGGCTGCTCGGGAAAATTATCTCCATCATTAA
- a CDS encoding argininosuccinate synthase, which yields MEKLNKVVLAYSGGLDTSIIIPWLKENYGCEVIAYAADVGQEEELEPLNEKAIKTGASKIYIEDLKEELVRDFVFPMIKSGAIYENRYLLGTSIARPVIAKRQVEIAIKEGADAVAHGATGKGNDQVRFELTFKALKPDLKIIAPWREWDIKSRDEEIDYAEARGIPVPVSKAKPYSMDRNLWHISYEGGILEDPWNEYNEDMFILTASPEQAPDQPEILTIDFEKGVPVAINGQGYDPVALIFKLNEIAGRHGVGRVDIVENRLVGMKSRGVYETPAGTVLYEAHHALETITLDRDTLHYKQMVAGRYAELVYFGQWFTPLRQALDAFIDQTQERVSGSIKVKLFKGSVQTVGRKSPYSLYQEKLATFGADQVYNQKDAEGFINLFGLPLKVQASLDQSLKK from the coding sequence ATGGAAAAATTAAACAAGGTGGTTCTGGCGTATTCGGGCGGTTTGGATACCTCAATCATCATCCCCTGGCTGAAAGAGAATTATGGTTGCGAAGTGATCGCGTACGCGGCGGATGTCGGCCAAGAGGAAGAGTTGGAACCGTTAAATGAAAAGGCCATCAAGACCGGGGCCAGCAAGATTTATATTGAAGATCTCAAGGAAGAACTGGTGCGGGATTTTGTCTTCCCGATGATCAAGTCCGGAGCGATCTATGAGAACCGTTACTTGCTGGGGACTTCCATTGCCCGGCCGGTCATCGCCAAACGGCAGGTGGAGATCGCCATCAAAGAGGGAGCCGATGCGGTCGCTCACGGCGCCACCGGTAAAGGCAACGATCAGGTCCGCTTCGAGTTGACCTTCAAGGCTTTGAAGCCGGACCTGAAGATCATCGCCCCCTGGCGGGAATGGGATATCAAATCGCGCGACGAGGAGATTGATTATGCCGAGGCGCGAGGGATTCCCGTTCCGGTCTCCAAGGCCAAACCTTATTCGATGGACCGCAACCTCTGGCACATCAGCTACGAGGGGGGCATTTTGGAAGATCCCTGGAACGAGTATAACGAGGATATGTTCATCCTCACCGCCTCTCCGGAACAGGCTCCGGATCAACCGGAGATCCTGACCATCGACTTCGAGAAGGGCGTCCCGGTGGCGATCAACGGCCAGGGTTACGACCCGGTCGCGCTGATCTTCAAGCTGAATGAGATCGCCGGCCGGCACGGCGTGGGCCGGGTCGATATCGTCGAGAACCGGTTGGTGGGCATGAAATCGCGCGGCGTCTACGAGACACCCGCCGGCACGGTGCTGTATGAGGCGCATCACGCCCTGGAGACCATCACCCTGGATCGGGATACCCTGCATTACAAACAGATGGTCGCCGGGCGCTATGCCGAGCTGGTTTACTTCGGCCAATGGTTCACCCCGCTCCGCCAGGCGCTCGACGCCTTTATCGATCAAACTCAGGAGCGGGTGAGCGGCAGCATCAAGGTAAAATTGTTCAAAGGTTCGGTTCAGACTGTCGGCCGGAAATCGCCGTACTCGCTTTACCAGGAGAAACTGGCGACCTTTGGCGCGGACCAGGTCTACAATCAGAAAGACGCCGAGGGTTTCATCAACCTGTTCGGGTTGCCCCTCAAGGTCCAGGCGTCGCTGGACCAGAGCCTGAAAAAATAA
- a CDS encoding aspartate aminotransferase family protein, which produces MSNSSLLELGQPAVMKNVGRLPVVFTRGEGSRLWDADGKEYLDLLTGISVHNFGHSHPAITEALVRQAGKIIHVSNYFYLEEQVKLAAALTKLTGFQQVFFSNSGAEANEAALKLARKYGKVHLDGKYQIVTARDSFHGRTFGALSATGQPKYQASFQPVVRGFVYAPMNDLDAWKTAIGDQSCAILIELVQGEGGVVPADPEFIAGLVAFCRERRVLVMVDEVQTGFGRTGKYFAYEHFHFRPDVITVAKTLGGGIPCGALLVDERANLFEPGDHSTTIGGGAMAFAAGLAVLDLLQEPGLMAEVIRKGRHIQDTWEEWRKELPVIKGSRGIGMMLALDLNIPSKPVMLKCLERGLVVNAVTDTAIRILPALNIPPAELDEALAIMKQVLREFS; this is translated from the coding sequence ATGTCGAATTCCAGCTTGCTCGAGCTGGGGCAGCCGGCGGTGATGAAAAACGTCGGCCGGTTGCCGGTGGTCTTCACCCGGGGCGAGGGGTCGCGCCTATGGGATGCGGATGGCAAGGAGTATCTCGATCTTTTGACCGGGATCTCGGTCCATAATTTCGGCCATTCCCATCCGGCCATCACGGAAGCATTGGTGCGCCAGGCCGGGAAGATTATCCATGTCTCCAACTACTTTTATCTGGAGGAACAGGTTAAGCTGGCGGCGGCTTTGACCAAATTAACAGGTTTTCAGCAGGTCTTCTTCTCCAATAGCGGCGCCGAGGCCAACGAAGCCGCGCTGAAGCTGGCCCGCAAGTATGGCAAGGTCCATTTGGACGGCAAGTATCAGATCGTCACCGCCCGGGATTCGTTTCACGGCCGGACCTTCGGCGCGTTGTCCGCGACGGGGCAGCCGAAGTATCAGGCCAGTTTTCAACCGGTGGTGCGGGGCTTTGTCTACGCTCCCATGAATGACCTCGACGCCTGGAAGACGGCGATCGGCGACCAGAGTTGCGCCATTCTCATCGAATTGGTGCAGGGTGAAGGCGGCGTGGTCCCGGCCGATCCCGAGTTCATCGCCGGGTTGGTCGCATTCTGCCGTGAGCGGCGGGTGCTGGTGATGGTGGATGAGGTTCAGACCGGCTTCGGCCGGACCGGCAAGTATTTTGCCTACGAACATTTCCACTTCCGTCCGGATGTGATCACCGTCGCCAAAACTTTGGGCGGCGGAATCCCCTGCGGAGCATTGCTCGTGGACGAACGGGCCAATCTTTTCGAGCCGGGTGATCACAGCACGACAATAGGTGGAGGCGCCATGGCCTTCGCCGCCGGCCTGGCCGTACTCGATCTGCTGCAGGAGCCCGGCCTCATGGCCGAAGTCATCCGCAAGGGCCGCCATATCCAAGATACCTGGGAAGAATGGCGGAAAGAGCTTCCGGTGATCAAAGGTTCGCGGGGCATCGGCATGATGCTGGCTCTCGATCTGAATATCCCCAGTAAACCGGTGATGCTGAAATGTCTGGAGCGGGGGTTGGTGGTCAACGCAGTCACCGATACCGCCATCCGCATCTTGCCGGCCTTGAATATCCCTCCGGCTGAACTGGATGAAGCTTTGGCCATCATGAAGCAGGTATTGCGGGAGTTTTCCTGA
- the argB gene encoding acetylglutamate kinase: MDQIIAKAGVLVEAIPYIRTFYGKTFVIKYGGNAMINESLKQGVMQDIVLMKFLGVNPVVIHGGGPEITQMLNRVGKKAQFVQGLRVTDAETMEIVQMVLVGKLNKEIVAKLNLIGGKAVGLSGQDANLIRAKKTQPTMPADFQGEIPDVGFVGEVTGIDTTIIDQLIANNYIPVISSIGVGEDGVSYNINADTAAGELAAALRAEKLIMLTDVEGIFENYEDKSSLISALQVEHAYEMINRGQIEGGMIPKVQACITALNHGVNRTHIIDGRLMHSMLLEILTDQGIGTMVVQ, translated from the coding sequence ATGGACCAGATTATTGCCAAAGCCGGGGTGCTGGTGGAAGCGATCCCCTATATCCGGACTTTTTACGGTAAGACGTTTGTCATCAAATATGGCGGTAACGCCATGATCAACGAATCCTTAAAACAAGGCGTCATGCAGGATATTGTGTTGATGAAGTTTCTCGGGGTCAATCCGGTCGTGATCCACGGCGGCGGGCCGGAGATCACCCAGATGTTGAACCGGGTGGGGAAGAAAGCCCAGTTTGTTCAGGGCCTGCGGGTTACCGACGCCGAGACCATGGAGATCGTGCAGATGGTGTTGGTCGGCAAACTGAATAAGGAGATCGTCGCCAAGTTGAACCTGATCGGCGGGAAAGCGGTCGGTCTCTCCGGACAGGATGCCAATTTAATCAGGGCGAAAAAGACCCAGCCCACTATGCCCGCAGATTTTCAAGGAGAAATCCCCGATGTCGGCTTCGTGGGGGAAGTGACCGGGATCGATACCACCATCATTGACCAGTTGATTGCCAATAACTATATCCCGGTCATCTCGTCGATTGGCGTCGGTGAGGATGGGGTCAGCTATAACATCAACGCCGACACGGCCGCCGGGGAACTGGCCGCCGCGCTGCGGGCGGAAAAATTGATCATGCTGACTGATGTGGAAGGGATCTTCGAAAATTATGAGGATAAATCCTCGCTTATCTCCGCTTTGCAAGTTGAACATGCTTATGAAATGATTAACCGGGGTCAGATCGAAGGCGGCATGATCCCGAAGGTTCAGGCTTGTATCACCGCGCTAAACCATGGCGTGAACCGGACTCATATTATCGACGGCCGCCTGATGCACTCCATGTTATTGGAGATCTTGACCGACCAGGGAATCGGAACCATGGTCGTTCAGTAA
- the argJ gene encoding bifunctional glutamate N-acetyltransferase/amino-acid acetyltransferase ArgJ, producing the protein MQKISGGVTVAAGFQAGGIACGIKKNGQPDLALVYSEAPAVAAGIFTTNVVQAAPVVFSKQQLRNDTAQAVILNSGNANACVPDGTATAEAMARAAADFLGIPSDAVLVASTGVIGVSLPMTKIQQTLAGRPEFISAEGGRAAAQAIMTTDTFPKEAAVEFELDGRTVHIGGMAKGSGMIHPNMATMLGVVTTDIAIDAAMLKRALRRAGDLSFNRVTVDGDTSTNDCLLILANGKAGNASLETDGPEYQLFLEGLITVCQDLARQMARDGEGATKLVEIKVTGAATESEAVTIAKSIATSNLVKTALFGEDANWGRILAAAGYSGVTFEPGRVRIYLGDLLVCENGCGLVFDEARAKRVLEQSELLITVNLGAGSAEASVWTCDLSYDYVKINGSYRT; encoded by the coding sequence ATGCAAAAGATTTCTGGCGGCGTGACTGTAGCGGCTGGGTTTCAGGCGGGCGGGATCGCCTGTGGAATTAAGAAGAATGGTCAACCGGATCTGGCGTTGGTTTATTCCGAGGCTCCGGCGGTGGCGGCCGGCATTTTCACTACCAATGTGGTGCAGGCGGCTCCGGTCGTCTTTTCGAAACAGCAGTTGCGAAACGATACCGCTCAAGCAGTGATCCTGAATAGCGGCAATGCCAACGCCTGTGTTCCGGATGGCACGGCGACTGCCGAAGCAATGGCTAGGGCGGCCGCGGACTTCTTAGGAATCCCATCCGATGCGGTGCTGGTGGCTTCCACCGGAGTGATCGGCGTTTCCTTGCCGATGACAAAGATTCAACAGACCTTGGCCGGGCGACCGGAATTCATCAGCGCTGAAGGGGGCAGAGCTGCAGCCCAGGCGATTATGACCACGGACACCTTTCCCAAGGAGGCCGCGGTGGAGTTCGAACTGGATGGCCGGACGGTCCATATCGGCGGCATGGCCAAAGGTTCGGGGATGATCCATCCGAATATGGCGACGATGCTCGGCGTGGTTACTACGGATATCGCCATCGATGCGGCGATGCTTAAACGGGCGTTGCGGCGGGCCGGCGATCTTTCTTTCAACCGGGTGACGGTGGATGGCGATACCAGCACCAACGACTGCCTGTTAATCCTCGCTAACGGCAAGGCCGGTAATGCGTCACTGGAGACCGACGGGCCGGAATATCAGTTGTTCCTGGAAGGTCTGATCACGGTCTGCCAGGATTTGGCGCGCCAAATGGCCCGGGACGGCGAAGGTGCTACCAAGCTGGTAGAAATCAAAGTAACCGGGGCCGCTACCGAATCTGAAGCGGTGACCATCGCCAAATCCATCGCCACCTCCAACCTGGTCAAGACGGCGCTCTTCGGTGAGGATGCCAACTGGGGCCGGATCCTGGCGGCCGCCGGTTATTCGGGAGTGACCTTTGAGCCCGGCCGGGTCCGGATTTATCTCGGCGACTTGCTGGTCTGCGAGAATGGCTGCGGTTTGGTGTTCGATGAAGCGCGGGCCAAACGCGTCCTTGAACAGTCCGAACTGTTAATCACGGTCAACCTCGGCGCCGGATCGGCTGAGGCCAGCGTCTGGACCTGTGACCTCAGTTATGATTATGTCAAAATCAACGGCAGTTACCGGACTTGA
- the argC gene encoding N-acetyl-gamma-glutamyl-phosphate reductase, protein MIKVGIIGASGYTGGELLRILAQHPKVEVAAITSRTHEGKKLEEVFASFTGWNGPVFNGSDSADAVDGCDLVFLAVPHGVAMALAPALLEKGQKVIDLGADFRFRDYRIYEAWYKKEHCAREMTKLAAYGLPELYRKEIREAQVVGNPGCYPTSVILPLCPLLKAGVVDPDRIIIDAKSGVSGAGRKAEVAYHFPELFGNFKAYGVATHRHTPEIEQELSRLAGKEVAVSFTPHLLPVARGILSTLHLSLTKTMNTAEVESMLAEAYQGEPFIKIVREPQLPELKNVTGTNCCHIAVRVDPRTRQLIVVSVIDNMIKGASGQAIQNMNIMCDLPETMSLVQWPVYP, encoded by the coding sequence ATGATTAAAGTAGGAATTATCGGAGCGTCCGGTTATACCGGAGGTGAGTTGCTTCGGATTCTGGCGCAGCATCCGAAGGTGGAAGTCGCCGCCATTACCTCCCGGACGCATGAAGGGAAGAAACTGGAAGAGGTCTTTGCCAGCTTCACGGGGTGGAATGGACCGGTTTTCAACGGGTCCGACTCGGCGGATGCGGTGGATGGCTGCGATCTGGTCTTTCTGGCCGTTCCGCATGGCGTGGCCATGGCTTTGGCTCCCGCGTTGCTGGAGAAGGGACAAAAAGTAATCGATCTGGGGGCCGATTTCCGGTTCCGTGATTACCGGATTTATGAGGCATGGTACAAAAAAGAGCATTGCGCGAGAGAAATGACGAAGCTGGCGGCCTATGGCCTACCGGAACTTTACCGCAAAGAGATCCGTGAAGCCCAAGTGGTCGGAAATCCCGGTTGCTATCCGACGAGTGTCATTTTACCCCTGTGCCCGTTGCTGAAAGCAGGCGTGGTCGATCCCGACCGGATTATCATTGATGCCAAATCGGGCGTCTCCGGCGCCGGCCGCAAAGCGGAAGTGGCTTATCACTTCCCGGAGTTGTTTGGCAACTTTAAAGCCTATGGTGTCGCCACTCATCGGCATACCCCTGAAATCGAGCAGGAGCTTTCCCGGTTGGCCGGAAAAGAGGTCGCGGTATCGTTCACCCCGCATCTACTTCCGGTAGCGCGGGGGATTCTGAGTACGCTTCACCTGAGTCTCACCAAAACAATGAACACTGCCGAGGTCGAATCGATGCTCGCCGAAGCGTACCAGGGCGAGCCGTTCATCAAAATTGTCCGTGAACCCCAGTTGCCGGAGTTGAAAAATGTAACCGGCACAAACTGTTGCCATATTGCGGTACGGGTAGACCCGCGGACCCGGCAACTAATCGTAGTCTCAGTGATTGACAATATGATCAAGGGCGCTTCCGGCCAGGCCATCCAGAATATGAACATCATGTGTGATCTCCCGGAGACCATGAGTCTGGTGCAATGGCCGGTGTACCCGTAA
- a CDS encoding electron transfer flavoprotein subunit alpha — MGIKVHVDKCLGCKICISSCPFGIIELVDKKAVIKDGCNFCGSCVSACKFQAIEIQREQEITIDKTLYRGVWVFAEQRQGKLANVAFELLGEGRKLADQLGEPLVALLLGKEVAGIAQQLIAQGADKVLLAEAPELESFLEDPYAQVIVDLARQERPNIILMGATATGRSLAPKVAARLGTGLTADCTGLEVDVAEKNLLQTRPAFGGNLMATILCPNHRPQMATVRPKVFKPLPAASARTGEVVSVDLSHNVWDVRAKILEVVNEVGPAVNLEEANIIVSGGRGLCDPKNFALVEELAETLGAAVGASRAAVDAGWVPYSHQVGQTGKTVGPKVYFACGIHGAIQHMAGMQSSDIIIAINKNPDAPIFKIATFGIVGDVLEILPLLNKEFKKALGK, encoded by the coding sequence ATGGGTATCAAAGTTCATGTCGATAAATGTTTGGGCTGTAAAATCTGCATATCCAGCTGCCCTTTTGGCATCATTGAGCTCGTTGACAAAAAAGCGGTCATCAAAGATGGCTGTAATTTTTGCGGTTCATGCGTCTCGGCTTGCAAGTTTCAAGCCATCGAAATCCAGCGCGAGCAGGAGATCACGATTGATAAGACGCTCTACCGCGGGGTGTGGGTTTTTGCGGAACAACGCCAGGGCAAGTTGGCGAATGTGGCCTTTGAGCTCTTGGGCGAAGGGCGGAAACTTGCGGATCAGCTTGGCGAACCGCTGGTTGCTTTGCTGCTCGGCAAAGAGGTCGCCGGGATAGCGCAACAACTGATCGCCCAGGGTGCCGATAAAGTTCTGCTGGCTGAAGCGCCGGAACTAGAGAGTTTTCTCGAAGATCCCTATGCGCAGGTAATCGTCGATCTTGCCCGTCAAGAGCGACCGAATATTATTTTGATGGGAGCGACAGCGACCGGCCGTTCGTTAGCTCCGAAAGTGGCAGCCCGGTTGGGTACTGGTTTGACCGCGGATTGTACTGGTTTGGAAGTGGATGTTGCCGAAAAGAATCTGTTACAGACCCGGCCGGCTTTTGGCGGCAATCTGATGGCTACGATTCTCTGTCCGAATCATCGGCCGCAGATGGCGACCGTCCGGCCGAAGGTCTTCAAACCGCTGCCGGCCGCCTCGGCAAGAACCGGCGAGGTCGTGTCCGTTGATCTCTCTCACAATGTTTGGGATGTTCGGGCGAAAATCCTGGAAGTCGTCAATGAGGTTGGGCCTGCGGTCAACCTGGAAGAGGCCAATATCATCGTCTCCGGCGGCCGGGGATTATGCGATCCCAAAAATTTTGCACTTGTGGAGGAACTGGCGGAAACGCTGGGTGCGGCGGTGGGTGCTTCGCGGGCGGCAGTGGATGCGGGATGGGTTCCTTATTCGCATCAGGTCGGCCAGACCGGCAAGACCGTAGGTCCCAAGGTCTATTTTGCATGTGGTATTCATGGCGCCATTCAGCATATGGCCGGCATGCAATCATCGGATATCATTATTGCCATTAATAAAAACCCGGATGCCCCCATCTTTAAGATCGCGACTTTCGGGATTGTCGGGGATGTTCTGGAGATCCTGCCTTTATTGAATAAAGAGTTCAAAAAGGCATTGGGGAAATAA